The proteins below come from a single Tigriopus californicus strain San Diego chromosome 3, Tcal_SD_v2.1, whole genome shotgun sequence genomic window:
- the LOC131877963 gene encoding uncharacterized protein LOC131877963 has translation MDSEVVQDVVILDQRNDDPPNSNDESTLLDEDQSKSRRSRYLKLLAVKPVLIIYGIQYCVQGSVTTQLWLDKICYHQGYNETVCTDLTNPANEQIEAEVQKRQVTLSIIESYLAQVPGIFITLYLGPWSDQGRKPLMVLPFIGHIISGTVYLLNIWQLKTSAPEWLFLADIYVLFGGYLVLNIALNGYISDLTLPEERTTIMAVLAGLGFIVFPFAELISGQLYRFGGFFLVYGVSLGFSIVGVIYVFFIPETVMARRSLENPRSKTSASMDTPSSPPSLDDKNAMAAHLRTLNLGGKFKFIFNRGNRLVWRAIKMIFKQRDEGLRRILIFIVGIRVGASLSSNYANTLLFTERVFGWDVVQYTTYTSVFMGLFVVKTFVTTPFYSYLLGMHDAMLASIGALVGVGTSVVQGFSTQGWMFYYGAGLTVLGPMMVTSLDSLASKCVDTNEFGQMFTIFHSVTSVAGLLTSSAMSLLYQKTVESFPGASFLLSASLQAVTTVLCVTLFGVILRHEKRWGPIGATKKQDQVPVGVH, from the exons ATGGATTCCGAGGTGGTTCAAGATGTGGTCATCCTGGATCAGAGGAACGATGACCCGCCCAATTCGAACGACGAGTCCACATTGCTCGATGAAGACCAAAGCAAAAGTCGACGATCGCGCTACTTGAAGCTCTTGGCTGTGAAACCCGTGCTCATCATCTACGGCATTCAATACTGCGTCCAAGGCTCGGTAACCACCCAGCTTTGGCTGGACAAGATCTGCTACCACCAAGGCTACAACGAAACCGTCTGCACGGATCTGACCAATCCGGCAAATGAGCAAATCGAAGCCGAGGTCCAAAAGCGTCAAGTGACACTCTCCATTATCGAGAGCTATTTAGCTCAAGTCCCAGGCATTTTCATCACTCTGTACTTGG GTCCGTGGTCCGATCAAGGACGGAAGCCTCTCATGGTTTTGCCGTTCATTGGACACATCATTTCGGGAACAGTGTATCTTCTGAATATCTGGCAACTCAAGACTTCCGCTCCTGAATGGTTGTTTTTGGCGGACATTTACGTGCTCTTTGGCGGATATTTGGTGCTGAATATCGCTTTAAATGGATACATTTCCGACCTAACCCTACCCGA GGAAAGAACGACAATAATGGCCGTTTTAGCAGGCCTCGGATTCATCGTATTCCCGTTCGCCGAGCTCATAAGCGGGCAATTATATCGATTCGGAGGCTTCTTCTTGGTCTATGGCGTGTCGTTGGGGTTTTCCATCGTTGGCGTAATCTACGTCTTTTTCATCCCAGAGACTGTCATGGCCAGAAGGAGTCTGGAGAATCCAAGGAGCAAGACGAGTGCTTCAATGGATACTCCCAGTTCCCCTCCTTCTCTAGACGACAAAAATGCCATGGCTGCCCATTTACGAACACTCAATTTGGGCggaaaattcaagttcatCTTCAACCGGGGGAATCGACTGGTTTGGCGGGCCATCAA AATGATTTTTAAGCAGAGAGACGAGGGTTTGCGCCGGATCCTGATCTTCATCGTGGGGATTCGAGTGGGTGCCTCCCTGAGTAGCAATTATGCCAACACACTCTTGTTCACGGAGCGGGTTTTTGGTTGGGACGTGGTTCAATACACTACCTACACTTCGGTGTTCATGGGCCTTTTTGTGGTCAAGACATTCGTCACCACGCCCTTTTACAGCTACCTTCTAGGCATGCATGACGCCATGTTGGCCAGCATTGGAGCGTTGGTGGGCGTGGGGACGTCTGTTGTTCAG GGTTTCTCCACTCAAGGATGGATGTTCTATTATGGCGCTGGTCTGACCGTCCTCGGTCCGATGATGGTCACGTCCTTGGACTCATTGGCCAGCAAATGTGTGGACACCAACGAGTTCGGGCAAATGTTTACCATCTTCCACAGTGTGACCAGTGTGGCGGGCTTACTCACCTCTTCGGCCATGAGCTTGTTGTACCAAAAGACCGTGGAATCTTTTCCGGGGGCATCTTTCTTGCTCTCGGCCTCGCTTCAAGCCGTGACGACCGTGCTCTGCGTCACACTCTTTGGGGTGATCCTACGACATGAAAAGCGATGGGGCCCCATTGGCGCCACCAAGAAACAAGATCAGGTCCCCGTCGGAGTCCACTAA
- the LOC131877667 gene encoding uncharacterized protein LOC131877667 gives MARQWMVVIKRHGGVLLALASALLMSVYSEIFQLVKHRIQRSTVLILRGSIQFVLLIVVALAWRTPFRARTLMDSTPTKMILALMVVVGSGGLRLFFLFLGLQCIPAATVLTILNGSPALVLIISHLALKDQDQITPRKVLCAIVLIIGVALNFQIYEWHQNFSKTSLIGVSASVTALVFSSLGSVYTKVAGRAYDKKHLSAYIGLSVMVVGVFSTVVDPLIVQWAANDNETSQLADNIPFLPNDIGVIAITLLVAVLGSLQQFCNIAALQLEAPSKVSMVRALNIPLSFALDLGLMGVPVNGIQIFGAILVFLAIIASNLNSNICQRNIASQAHEVSSLSSSNLEDKEHMNDGLIPNRNEAPNSSDFRSNLKIVSAN, from the exons ATGGCTCGTCAGTGGATGGTGGTCATCAAACGACATGGGGGGGTGCTTTTGGCCTTGGCAAGCGCTTTGTTAATGAGTGTATATTCAGAAATCTTCCAATTGGTCAAGCATCGCATCCAGCGGTCCACGGTCCTGATCCTTCGGGGATCCATCCAATTCGTGTTGCTTATTGTGGTGGCCCTGGCATGGCGGACTCCGTTCCGAGCGCGAACTTTGATGGACTCAACACCCACGAAGATGATCCTGGctttgatggtggtggtcgGATCTGGTGGCCTTCGTctgttcttcctcttcctaGGTCTTCAGTGTATTCCTGCAGCAACCGTTCTAACTATTTTGAATGGATCTCCGGCGTTGGTTCTTATCATCTCCCATCTGGCCTTGAAAGACCAGGACCAGATCACACCTCGGAAGGTCCTCTGCGCTATAGTCCTGATTATTGGTGTAgccttgaattttcaaatctaCGAGTGGCACCAGAATTTT AGTAAGACGAGCTTGATTGGCGTCTCGGCCAGTGTGACTGCTTTGGTGTTTTCCTCCCTGGGATCCGTCTACACCAAGGTGGCAGGAAGAGCCTACGACAAGAAGCATCTCTCTGCTTACATTGGATTATCAGTCATGGTCGTTGGCGTGTTTTCCACAGTGGTGGATCCCCTCATCGTCCAATGGGCCGCCAATGACAATGAGACGTCCCAATTAGCAGACAACATTCCCTTTCTCCCGAATGACATTGGAGTGATCGCAATCACTCTCCTCGTCGCTGTTCTTGGGAGTCTTCAACAGTTTTGCAACATTG CTGCGTTGCAATTGGAAGCCCCATCCAAGGTGTCCATGGTTCGAGCCCTGAACATTCCTCTTTCGTTTGCTCTGGATTTGGGGTTGATGGGAGTACCGGTGAATGGAATCCAGATCTTTGGTGCTATCCTCGTGTTTTTGGCTATTATTGCGTCCAATTTGAACAGCAACATATGTCAGCGGAATATTGCCAGTCAAGCTCATGAGGTTTCCTCACTATCCTCCTCGAATTTGGAAGACAAAGAACATATGAACGATGGTTTAATTCCAAACAGAAATGAAGCCCCAAACAGTTCCGATTTTAGATCCAACCTCAAGATCGTGAGtgccaattga